gaagttAGAAATCCTGCAATGAATATTTCCCCTCCTACCTCCCAAAGCCTGTCATTTATTCATAAGGTATAAGTCAAATATGTGATGGGATActcctcatttgcctggatgagtacagtttCAATAATAAGAAGCTTcacatcatccaagacaaagcagactGTTTGAtcagcaccatatccacaaatatccactccccgTCAACACACACTCaatggcaacagtgtgtaccaaaTGCATGATactctgcaggaattcaccaaactTCCTTAGCCAGCTTCTTCAAGCTCATCTTACAAGATAGAATCAATTCTTCTTCCAAACCACTCCCATCCTGAcccagacagagagtgggagagaaagaGGCAGAGGGAAAGAGAGTCTAAAGAAAAGCCTGCTGTTGGTCTGTCAACCTGCCTGCTTAACGTGAGACTAACAGACCTTCCCAGAAAAATGTTATACAGTTGTCTCATCACTTTATCAAGACCCCTTTCTCCAATACAAAATTCCACCCACCAAATAAATTAGTTGTTTATGATGGTCACTCGAAATGGCATCCGAACCCTATCTTTGAGGTTGTGGTCATTCCTGCAGCAGGTGACAGATTTCGGTGAGGTCATCCTGAATGAAGTACAGCCATCTCACACATTGTTTCTCGTTAGATAACTCCTTAAAAGCTCTGGGTGGATATGGTTTGGTTCTCAGAACCTTTGTTCCCATTGCTGCTTTCATCTTGCAGCAGTTTGTCCTAATCTGAGTAACCTCTGTTCATCCTTCAAAACATGCTCCAAGAGATTGTCTCATGATACAATCCAGGCAGCTTGTGTCCGGATGTCAGCAAATCTCTTTCAGTCCCTGCCTTAGTTCTCCCTGTTAACTTGGAAAATCACCAAACGCTATTAGGACCATAACATCAACTAATCTGTAAACAGTTGCCATTACCATTAAATAGTGCCAAAAGGGGTAGTGTCCTTCCTGCTTCATGGTCAGTTCTGTGGTTAAAAGGGGGCATTTGCTGAAGAGTGGACTTTCAAGATTGGAGCCACTGGTGTTAAATCAGCACTACATGCTGACTGACTTCATAATCTATATGCTCTGCATATTTCAGCAGATGTTAGCAGCATGGACGAGAATGCCCTCACCAAGGGGACATCCAGTCTGATTTGTGTCTTTACATGTGTACATGGGAATCAGGTAGCATTTTAGCAACAAAATAATGGTTTGGAATTCAGTGTGATTTTACATCAAGTGTTGTTAAAACGTAACTTCATGGTAATTCATTTTGTAGGACAAAGTGTTAACTCCTGAGTATGTAGATAATTGATGTCAATGGTAACATCATCATCACATATGATGAGTTTTAAAAGTAGCCAcatctccacaaagactgttccctccacgactacctggtcaagtccacgctCCCCCCTGctccccccccaacaacccacggTCCCCTTGGCACCTTCCCCCGCCacctcaggaattgcaaaacctgtgcacaCACCtccacccctcacctccatccaaggccccaaaggagctttccacacccgtcaaagtttcacctgcacttccacacatgttatttattctatccgtttttcccgatgtggtctcctttatattGGACGCCTTCTCATAGagggctttagggaacatctctgggacacccgcaccagtcaaccacaccgtcccgtggctgaacatttcaactcccacccccactctgctgaggacatgcaggtcctgggcctcctccactgcaactccttcaccacctgatgccaggaggaagaacacctcattttccgcttcagaacccttcaacccatggcatcaatgtggacttcattagtttcctcatttcccctcccccaccttaccccagttccaaccttccagttcagtccgtcctcatgatctgtcccacctgtcaaacttctttcccacctctccgctctactctccccctgacctatcacctttacccccacctcatccacctattgcactctcacctaccttctcctcagccccacctcctcccatttatttctccacccctgaggcttccAGCTTCATTCCttatgaagagcttttgcccaaaatgtcaatttttcccgctcctcagatgcagcctgacctgctatgtttttccagtatcactctaatctagactctaatctccagcatctgcagtacccatttctgcCTACATTTCTAACGTAGATTAGTGCATCCCAAATTTTCTCGAAATCTCCACACAACAACAGTAAGCTAATATGTGGCTAGTCCAATTCAATAGacaatggacaatagacaataggtgtaggagtaggccattcagcccttcgagcctgcaccaccattctatatgaacatggctgatcgttcctaattagtatcctcttcctgccttatctccataacccttgattccactatctttgagagctctatccaactctttcttaaatgaatccagagactgagcctccactgccctctggggcagaacattccacacagccaccactctctgggtaaagaagtttctcctcatctctgttctaaatggtctaccccgtatttttaagctgtgtcctctggttcggcactcacccatcagcggaaacatgtttcctgctgccagagtgttcataatcttatatgtctcaatcagatcccctctcagtcttctaaactcttcTAGATTCAGTTGCTGGTCTAGCCAGATAAATActatggctgcaagagcaggtcagaggctagaaacacTGCAGCAATtaactctcctcctgactctccaaagcctgtccaccacgtATAAGGCGCAAGTCAGGCATGTGAAGAATTAcaccccacttgattggcatcacatccacaaacattcacttcctccaacaCCAACATTTAATAGTAGCAGTGTACACAATTTAGATGCACTGCTGAAGGGTCTTTAGACAGCATGTTCCAAAATCACAATCATTATTATCTAGAAGCACAAGCACAGCAATTactgggaataccaccacctgtaaGTCACCCTTCAAGTCACCATCCACCAtccacttggaaatatattgccattccttcagtcttgctgggtcaaaatcctgaagacCTTCCCCAATAGTGCATACAACGAATGGATTATAGTTGTTTATGAAGACAGTTCATcttctcaagaacaattaggATAACCAATAAATATTTGCATATCCCACAATACCCACatcttatgaataaatcagaGCAATAACAAATAATGGGAATCAAACTCTCAAGATTTTggaattatgattttttttggttCACGATTCTTATGTTGATGGCTGCTAATTTTCATGCCCTGTTTATACATTATTAACTAGTTTTGTGAgacacattttctgattcaaaTGTGGAATTGTTTAACTTATAAATATAATAACAATTGTAGCTTATGTCAGTCTTAACAGGTAGCATTTGTCTGTTCACACAAAAAAGTATGCAATATGGATCCTTTGTTAATACCAACACAGTTTTATTTTAGAATAAGACAATAAAGAATACATTCTCGATAATGCAAGCTACAATATATTTTTGTAGCTGAATGGGGAGCTTTAGTATTCACATGGAACTGATTCAACTTTTTTGGAGGGGAAGCAATATTCAAAGTCAAAATTGTCACATAAATTATCTGGCACGCAAAAGTAAAAAAATTCAAAGACTCAAAAATGTTTTACATGATAAACTGAATTGGACAAATTCCCTGAAAACTCAAAAGCCCATAAAATCTAGAAGTTTGTTGGGATTGATGATTTTTAACTCAGGCAGTCTGGTATTGACAGAATGGCACCAGTCTGAAAATGACAGTGTAGCATTTAACCCTGAACTCCTTGTTCCCTGCTCCAATTTATATGCTGTTATTTTTCTGGCCACTTTTATAACCTTATTTCATAACTTTTGGGTGCATCTGTTTTGGTGGGAGCCACCTAAGTATGCAAATCTAGGTTCTAAAGTATACTTTGTACCTGGATGTAATTTGTAAGTATGAATGTGTGGAATGTGTACTTAAAACACAACATTTCTAACTGGGTGCTGAGCAGAATTAACAATGGTCCTTAAGGAGATTTTTTTTGGTCATTAGATCTTCTGAATTCTTTTTGTTATCTGACTGCATTTTTGTGAAGACGGAATGTTGTAGTGGTTTGACTACACACTGGATGCAATTAACTGACAGCTTGGAACAGAGTTCAGATTTTTGACTTGTTCAAGAATGGACATGTTTCCGTATCAATCCTCCTGAATTCATATTTATAGCAATTACACATGTATTCAAACAATACCAGTGGCAACGTGTTAAATAGGCAAATAGCTTGCTTACTGTACCCACTATCTTCTTTTCATATGTACTTTAGTCACGATACAAGTCCATTCTTGAAGAAACAGGTTGAAATATTTGGCCCTTGCAAATGATTTTTACAGCCTTTCTAAACCAGGAAAAGAAGAAACCATAGATTAAAGGATTAAACATAGAATTCATGTAACCAAACCAAACAAAAGCATCTAACAAGACAGGAGGGATTGAATAATTGATAAAACCATCTATTGTATTGCTAATGAAAAACGGAGACCAACAAATCAAAAATATACCCAAAACCATTCCTAGGGTTTTGGCAGCTTTTCTTTCGTTACTTTGTGCAAGTCTAGTTTTGCTATTTTTGATGTTTTGAACTTGACTTGctattttgtttatatttttgaCCTGTTTTCTAGCTACAAAATAAATCTTAAGATAAATACACAACATGGTAATTCCTGGGATGTAAAAGGCAACTGTTGATGCAACCACTCCTGATATTTCACTGAATACAAGTATGCAGCTTCCATAACAAGCAAAGTTATTATTGTAAGCTTCTCCCattccttttaaatttaattttaaaaatattaagacAAAAGCAAAACTAGCTGAAACAGCCCAACTAACGATGATCATTATCTGCACTGAGAAGAAGGTAATTCTTATTTTATATCTCAGTGGGTCACACATTGCATAGTAACGGTCAACAGAGATAAAACCCAAATGTAATAGTGAAGCTGTGCTGAGCATTATATCACAGCTAGAATGAATCTTACAAAACAATTGACCAAAATACCAACACATTTCTACAGATCTCATCATGCTGTAAGGCATAACAAAACAGCCCAATAGAAAATCAGCAGTAGCCAAAGACAGAATAAGGTAATTGGTGGGCATGTGAAGCTGTTTGAAGTGCAAAATTGAAACGATGAGTAACATGTTACCAATTAGAGTACAGAGAATTATTAGCAGTATAAATATATACATTGTATATCGAAGGCCATTTGTTCGGGCTACTTTAGGGCAAGAACCATTTACAAATTCATAACAGCATTGAATAGTTCTTGTTGCCACGGAGAGATTTGTTTCCATTGTATTTCCTTTCAAACGTTCGTCAATATTTGACTTCTCAATCTAGTTTGAAGTCTTCATTGAATTCCATGCTTTGCTGGTTCCGTTCTTCATGACTCAACCTAGGCGCAAAACAGAATCATGCTTTTTATTTCGAATATGCTGTAAAGTTCAAAATGtcaaatttatataaattaaaaatGCTTTTGTGATTAGGAAGTAAAATATGACAATCTGAAGGGTCACCTTTTCCAAAAtatgtttgattttattttgaacaCAAATTTCAAGATTATATAGCTAAATGTGTATCAATTCTACTTAAATTATTGTTTTCATATTAAAAATAGATCAATATTTGGTTTGATGAAGAAATTTGTACAACATTACAATTGGTTGTGTTTATAGTTCTTCGATGTCAGCCATTTATGATtaggatgagaagaaatttcttcactcttcTTATTTTTCTTAATTTTGTATTGCAAACAAaaatgttgtggttttgttcaccgagctgggaatttatgttgcagacgtttcgtcccctgtctaggtgacatcctcagtgcttgggaacctcctgtgaagcgcttctgtgatctttcctctggcatttgtagtggtttgaatctgccgcttccagttgtcagttccagctgtccgttgcagtggtcggtatattgggtccagtcaatgtgcttattgattgaatctgtgggtgagtgccatgcctctaggaattccctggctgttctctgtttggcttgtccaataatagtagcgttgtcccacTCAAatttatgttgcttgtcatctgcgtgtgtggctacgaaTGATCGctgtcatgtcgtttcgtggctagttggtgttcacggatgcggattgttagctgtcttcctatttgtcctatgtagtgttttgggcagttcttgcatgggattttgtacactacattggttttgctcatgctgggtatcgggtcattcgttctggtgagttgttgtctgagagtggctgttggtattctgtgctgttatgagtcctagtggttgcagtagtctggctgtcagtttggaaatgctcttgatgtatggtagttgggctagtcctttgggttgcggcatgtcctcattccgttgtctttcccttaggcatctgttgatgaaattgcgcgggtattcatttttgacaaatacattgtataggtgttcttcttcctctttttgcagttctggtgtactgcaatgtgttgtggcccttttgaatagtgttttGATGCAActgcttttgtgtgtgttggaatggttgctttcgtagttcaggacttggtctgtgtgtgtggctttcctgtatacctctgtgctgaattctccgttaggtgttctctgaaccatcacgtctaggaatgggagttggttgtccttttcttcctctctcgtgaatcagattcctgtgagtgtggcgttagTGATCCGTTGTGTGTTCTCTATTACTGTGTTTGTAATGAATACAAAGGTGTCaaccacatatctgacccagagtttgggttgaatttgtggtaagactgtttgttctaatctttgcattaccgcttctgctatgagtcacacacgcagatgacaagcaacatgaattcgactgggacaacactactattataggacaagccaaacagagaacagccagcgaattcctagagacatggcactcatccacagattcaatcaataagcacatcgacctggacccaatataccgaccactgcaacagacagctggaactgacaaccggaagcggcagattcaaaccactataaatggcggaggaaagatcacagaagcacttcacaggaggctcccaagcactgaggatgtcacctagacaggggacaaaacgtctgcaacacaaattcccagctcggtgaacagaaccgcaacaacgagcacccgaggtacaaatcttctcccaaactttgaacacctacaggcgagagacgctaagacaagccaggaaatgggaatcctgtgccaaccgcctaagcgccacatatgaacaacatggttcctgcatgaatgccgaaagaatcaaatccatccaccatgtgtcagatatagaccaccagtca
Above is a genomic segment from Hemiscyllium ocellatum isolate sHemOce1 chromosome 3, sHemOce1.pat.X.cur, whole genome shotgun sequence containing:
- the LOC132835653 gene encoding trace amine-associated receptor 1-like, which encodes MYIFILLIILCTLIGNMLLIVSILHFKQLHMPTNYLILSLATADFLLGCFVMPYSMMRSVEMCWYFGQLFYRYYAMCDPLRYKIRITFFSVQIMIIVSWAVSASFAFVLIFLKLNLKGMGEAYNNNFACYGSCILVFSEISGVVASTVAFYIPGITMLCIYLKIYFVARKQVKNINKIASQVQNIKNSKTRLAQSNERKAAKTLGMVLGIFLICWSPFFISNTIDGFINYSIPPVLLDAFVWFGYMNSMFNPLIYGFFFSWFRKAVKIICKGQIFQPVSSRMDLYRD